One Theropithecus gelada isolate Dixy chromosome 3, Tgel_1.0, whole genome shotgun sequence genomic window carries:
- the GPR141 gene encoding probable G-protein coupled receptor 141 isoform X2: MPGHNTSRNSSCDPLVTSHLISLYFIVLIGGLVGVISILFLLVKMNTRSVTTMAVINLVVVHSVFLLTVPFRLTYLIKETWIFGLPFCRFVSAMLHIHMYLTFLFYVVILVTRYLIFFKRKDKVEFYRKLHAVAASAGLWTLVIVIVVPLVVSRYGIHEEYNEKHCFKFHKELAYTHVKVINYMIVIFVIAIAVILLVFQVFIIMLMVQKLRHSLLSHQEFWAQLKNLFFIGVILVCFLPYQFFRIYYLNVVTHSNTCNSKIAFYNEIFLSVTAISCCDLLLFVFGGSHWFKQKIIDLWNCVLCR; the protein is encoded by the coding sequence ATGCCTGGCCACAATACCTCCAGGAATTCCTCTTGCGATCCTTTAGTGACATCCCACTTAATCAGCCTCTACTTCATAGTGCTCATTGGAGGGCTGGTGGGGGTCATTTCCATTCTGTTCCTGCTGGTGAAAATGAACACCCGGTCAGTGACCACCATGGCGGTCATTAACTTGGTGGTGGTCCACAGCGTTTTTCTGCTGACAGTGCCATTTCGCTTGACCTACCTCATCAAGGAGACTTGGATATTTGGGCTGCCCTTCTGCAGATTCGTGAGTGCCATGCTGCACATCCACATGTATCTCACATTCCTGTTCTATGTGGTAATCCTGGTCACCAGGTACCTCATCTTCTTCAAGCGCAAAGACAAAGTGGAATTCTACAGAAAACTGCATGCTGTGGCTGCCAGTGCTGGCCTGTGGACGCTGGTGATTGTCATTGTGGTACCCCTGGTTGTCTCCCGGTATGGAATTCATGAGGAATACAATGAAAAGCActgttttaaatttcacaaaGAGCTTGCTTACACGCATGTGAAAGTCATCAACTATATGATAGTCATTTTTGTCATAGCCATTGCTGTGATTCTTTTGGTCTTCCAGGTCTTCATCATTATGTTGATGGTGCAGAAGCTACGCCACTCCTTACTATCCCACCAGGAGTTCTGGGCTCAGCTGAAAAACCTATTTTTTATAGGGGTCATCCTTGTTTGTTTCCTTCCCTACCAGTTCTTTAGGATCTATTACCTGAATGTTGTGACGCACTCCAATACCTGTAACAGCAAGATTGCATTTTATAACGAAATCTTCTTGAGTGTAACAGCGATTAGCTGCTGTGATttgcttctctttgtctttggagGAAGCCATTGGTTTAAGCAAAAGATAATTGACTTATGGAATTGTGTTTTGTGCCGTTAG